Within the Erigeron canadensis isolate Cc75 chromosome 6, C_canadensis_v1, whole genome shotgun sequence genome, the region AtacaaacaataacaatatttagAAGTTAGTTACACTCTGCataaaatgcactttttacctAAAGTTAAATGTTTCTAAGCACTTTAACCTTGAGAGACAATgaagaagtaaaaaaaattaccattttTATGAATCTGAGGGTGACTGAGGCAATTGAGGTGGCTGTGACCATAATGCTGGATTAATGTAAGGTGGAGGCTGTTGTGCTGCAAAAAGACCAGGATCAAGCAGACTCTTGTTTGACATCAATCCGGGTGTAGCCGATTGTGGTGACTGTTGAGATGGCATGTAATAATAAGGAAACGTATCAGAAGGGCCTCCAACCGGCACACCTACATTTGGCATAGATGTTATAGATTCTTCTTTAACATCCTCTTTTGGTACTATATcaaccaaaaaatcaaaaatatcaGTTCTCGTGATTGCAGCAGCAATGTCGTTCTTTTGTAAcgttcttcttttattttcctcAGTATGATTCCAAGACCGTAAAGTTAATTCCAATATGAACATTTCACACGCTCTTGCAAACACAATGGGCGCTTCTGCTGATATCATTCTTACGTCCTCGTCTGCTTTCATTATTTTCTTGATTCTTGCTAATGGAAGGCTGTGATTTTTGAAGTCAGTCACGTTTTCAATTTCCCGATATTGGTTTGACCAGAATGATTGGAGTTGTTGTTGAagttgttgttgctgttgttgttgcATTTGTTGATAGGCTAATTGTTGTTGGGCTAATTGGGCCGCAGTGGGTTGGGTCACGGCTCCTCTTCCCGGAGTACCATTCATTTGGGTCGAATCATGTGGGTTTGTTGCATATGGCAACTGACTCAAAATGTTGCTAGCTTGGGGCTGACAATGCCCTTGAGGATCCATTCTtgtttgatatgtatttttcggCTCTAAAAGCTTGTCAAGACCAATTTGCCTAAGAAAAAGGTAAAGATACACCAAATACATATCATGATTTGAAAGATCAATACATACAATTGcaaaacataaaatgataaacAAGATACATCATACATACTTATTATAGATATGGTATAAAGTTCTGTTtaacaaataaagaaaaataatttgtttaataGGTAAATGatacataaaatgatttgaaagaTCAATACATACAATTAGTCGCAAACATAACAACTTCTATACATTTTGTCTAATTACctaaatttttgaatttcattttatatcatGTCATATTATGTTACAAATGCTATGATATAAATTTATGGTGATAGAAGAATCATATTTTATAAACGATACGCTGTTAATAAAGGATTAGAATTATGCAAAAAGAAGATAGTAATGGAAATATAAGAATATAGCAATCAAACCTCAATAAAATTGAAGCGAGTATGTGTTGATTCTTACACGTAAAATTAAAATGGAAGCGTTTGAATTAATGGTTTTGATCGTGATGTTCTTGATGGCTATGATCGATcaccttttaatttttggtCTCGTTTTTATCGGACCATATCCCAGAAATACTCAACTGCCAAAACAAACTTTTCAAATGTTTGTGATTACTTATATATGGTTAATGAAACATTCACATATTTTGGTTACTAAATCATTAAGGTGACTTTTGGACCTTAGCacattaaaattcaaaatttgtgTCTTGTGGCGATGAAGTACCATGTCTTAATAAATACCATCGAGACTTAAAATGAACCGCAGTGCACATAAAGCTTATATTATAGTATGTTACAACGTCTAGTACTTATATGACGACTATTTAATTATACGACTAAAACATATAGCTGGTCactaaattaaaactaaaataagtaACATTTTGATGTGTTTGGTTGTTCtatacaaattataagtaaaaaTGTGTttgtcaaaataagtatttatctgtgtttaattaaaaagaagCACACATACATCAAAATGCGTTATGCAAACATAATGATCAGACAATCGGATTAAAACACAAttccaaacaccctcttaaAGCATTTGATGTATATGTGCGTTATTTTACATGTGTattcatttaattattaatttttatttttttagcacATATCAATTTCCCCAACAATCATCGTCACATATCAAGCATTTGATGGATTAATTTTACTAGAATTGGGGAGTCTTTGGAAAGTGAAGGTCCTATAGATTAACTTTAACTTATCTCTTGACATTTTCAAACAATAGGGCAAACAGGGCTCCGTGTCTATGCATCTCTGTCAAAACATAGCATTCTAATCAATTTTTCACAGATGAATCCCGCTATGTAAGTTTAAAACGAACTGAACCCACCTGGGCCGGATATAGAAGAAAGTTTCATGATTATGACCCGACAAGATGTGATCAGACCAGGATGGTCTTAGGCCGTTTTTTTGTCGTTTTTTCGAGTTTGTCGGGTATAGGGTTGCTCATCCTAACTATGTGCACTTGCTCCACAGCTTTTGATGGAGTCAATTACAAGAACCAGCAGAATGCACATACAAAAGAAATCATTAGTCTACTGTAACACAACATTTCTCAAAATATTTACTGCACATCCGCACATGTCCTTTACCTGAAATCTTTTACGAGTATATCAAAACATAAGATCAGAGGTCAAGCAAAGACCGCCAACGGTTGGGTGCAACATCGAACCATGTCGCGAATTGTTGGTgcaatatcaaataaaaatgtTGATAATACGCTAATAACTTGCTTTATGACTTCGTTTTATTTCATATATGCACAAAGTTAGAAAGCAAGCAATAAACAACCGGTGACCATTACAAGCAGTCAATATTTTGACAAACAATGATCTTGAGAGTAAGAacgaaaacaagaaaaagggcTCAGTTAACCAACAAATAACATCAAACCAACTATTTATCCTCCATAATACCATTCAACTTCTACCCGCATCTAGACAGGGTTTGAGATGCCCtaaacaaaactatatatatgaggCCCGTATATCATTCAACTTCTACACGCATATAGACAGGGTTTAGCCTACCATAACACAGCATTACTTAAAAAAATTACCGAACATGTCCTCTACATGAAATCTTTtacataataacataaaatcaGAAGTAGAACAGGTCAAACCAATACACTAAGAACTTGCTTTATGACCTCGTTTCATTTCAGATATGCACAAAGTTTACTACATATAATCGGTGACTATTACAAGCAGTCAATATTTTGACAAGCAATGATTCTGAGAGTAAGAAcgaaaacaagaaaaaagacTCAGTTGACCAACATTTCCGTGCCGaaagtcaaaatgttcaaagatcGAAAAGGTACATTAAGATCCAACTAAATCAACTTATCCAATTTCAACAGCTATCAATTGATAATCAGATCCAACTGACCTGCATGTATCGTATATACAAGCAAGATCTACAAACTAAAACAAGTAATGATACTGGTACTATACAAACAATTACGGAGTACTTTTTAGGGTGTGTTCAAGAATGATTGTGGCTTACAAATTACAACTTATTTATGTTGTATCAGTCATTCAGACGTTATCCGGCCAAAACTCTCTATAGAATGCACGTTCAAATTCCTTCTCCTGTAACTGCTTTTCAAGTTCTTGAGCTTTCTTCAACTTCTTTGACATTTTCGCTTTACTTCTTTTAGATAACTGAAATGTAACACACGTTTAACAAAAACTACACTGCAAGCAAACTAAGACAATGCAGATTCTAAACGAAATTCAAAAAAGACAAATGTACCTTATCGTTAGCATTATCAGAAGTCGCGTTGTTTTGATCTTCTGTCTTTTTCCGTGGTTTATCTATAACCGGTGCTGCTCCTAAACCTCGTTTATTCTTCTTTATATGAGTCTGCACAGGCTCTAATCGGCCCTGTTTTCAATTACgataattatcattaattaataatcaacTTAATGAGCTCCTAAATGATTATTAGCAATGCTAACAATTTATAATGAGTATTACTAAAATCTACTTCAAAAAATTACGACGAAAGCACGCTAACGGACAAACCGAAACCGAGAGAGACGATAAAttgtcatattaaaaaaattagctaAAATAAAATACCTGCTGAGAAATACCTAGGCCAGTTCCTTCTTTCCATCCGTGTTTCTTCAATaactacataaaaaaaattcaaaaataaaattaaaaccctaaaaatgaaggaaaaagagagaatctaaaaaaataataaaattagggtaaaataagaataaaattaaGACCTGAAAACCAATATTAGATGAGGCGATTGGAATTgcagttgaagaagaagaacaagctTCCGAATTTGACATTTATAATCAACGGTCACCGGAGATTTAATGAACTGAAATTTTCCGGCGGAGATTTCACCGCTAATTAAGAATTTATTGATTTGAcgaaatattattttttagggttttttgatTTGGGGGGAAAAATTTACGCTTTTAAACCTTTGCCTTTCGAAATGACTATAAACCGACCTCAATTTTAATTGAAAAGTAATAAGAGTTGTACAACTTTTGAAGCGTTGGGTACTATGTATAATCATCCATGCATGAAGTACAACCCATATATACACTTGTAACAAGTACAAAGCCTATCTCTTCCTGCCTTCATTCCATATATATCTATTCCCACACTGCCGTGTTTTCCTTCAACAGGTGAAACTCTAATTTCTTATATTcgatcacacacacacatatatatagatacacatatattgtatatatataagctgtAATTTGCATTTTAATTTCTTGAGTTTACTGTCTTACAATTGCAAACAAAAGTTGTTTTGTCTCTTTTTTCATCACAAATATAGTTTTCCTATTctagcattttttttatatgataatgtgaattgtttattttgatgtttGATTATTTGAATTATTATAAATAGGTATACATTTCCCGATTAAACTTTGTTCCAAAGGGTAGTCAAATTGCTTACTAAATATTACTCGTAGTATTTAATTCTAAGTAACTAAACTACGAGGACAAACTTTGTATTTGAAAGATATGTTCTACCCCAAAGGAATCCGCGTATTTTGATGCTATATATTTTGTCATTAGCAATAGGATTATCTGGCACTAAAAAGTAGAATATTCTAAGGGTCTCATTAGTTTGTGTTCTTTTGGAACGACTACACGTAACTGAAAGCATGGAATGCCCGGCCTAGGAAGAGTTCATAAGCGAGTCCAGCCCAATGAGCGAGTTTTGAAACTCGTCAGGAAGTTGAAAGGAAACGTCTTAGCAATCTCTATTAACTAAAAACTAATAATGGAACGAATTCAGCGGCTAACACACCATCTGTCACCGTCACCACTCGTCGGAATATTTCCTACACTTTCCAAAACCAGCCCATTTCATAAACCCTTTTCCACAATTCATTGCCAACACAAACCCAACTTTTCAAACCTGCATTTgatcaacaaaaacaacaacagaGGCCTCACTACTTCAACTGGACCGGTTCAGGCCGGTTGGTTTTTGGGTTTGGGCGAGAAGAAAAAGGATTATGTAATTGATGTACCGGAGATTGTGAAAGCGGGTGACCCGGTACTTCATGAACCTGCCCAAGAAGTACGGGTTGAGGAAATCGGGTCGGAGCGGATACAAAAGATAATAGATGATATGGTGAAAGTAATGAGGGGAGCACCTGGTGTTGGCCTTGCTGCTCCCCAAATTGGTATTCCTTTACAAGTtagtttattactttttttgttacttataaattttattaataatttagttAATATTGATCAAATGATTCAATTACAAGCGTTAAGCTCATGCTCGAGCAATAATGAATGATCTGAGCTCAAGCTCGGACACGTAtattaagttaatttttatttatatctaattGAAGGGGGTCTTTGTTTAGATTATTGTATTGGAGGACACTGAAGAATACATCGGGTATGCACCAAAACAAGAGACCAAGGCACAAGACAGACGCCCTTTCGATCTTTTGGTAAATAAGCATGCTACTGCTTTCATCATGAACCACCCATTTTTACTGAAAAAATACCTAAAAATCCCATACATTTTATTGAAAATTTAGGTGATTATCAACCCAAAACTCCAAAAGAAGGGCAACAAATCAGCACTCTTTTTCGAAGGCTGCTTGAGGtgagtttttgatgtttggagaAGCAATAAACCTAGCTTGTAGactaacgggtcaaatgggtcaaacataCTGAAATTTGGAAGTGTATGATCCTCCCATTTTGCCATCTATGGTGTTCATGTTTCTATAATTGGAATGATTTGTGCAGTGTTGATGGATTTAGAGCAATGGTTGAAAGGTTCTTAGACGTAGAAGTTACAGGCTTAGATAGAAATGGGCAGCCAATAAAGGTGACTGCTTTTGGCTGGCAGGCTCGTATTTTACAACACGAATGTGATCATCTATCAGGAACTCTTTATGTTGACAAGATGGTTAAAAAAACATTCAGGACTGTAGAAAACTTGCAGTTGCCGCTGGCTAGTGGCTGTCCTAAGCTTGGTGTTCGGTAGCATTATGGTCTTAAAGAATGTTTTGATAGAATTGTTGTATCTTATGCAGATCATGTATAAGCTTGAATGCATCACTTTAAAGTCATTGATCAATTGTAATTTAgtttattcttttctttatcAGGCAACCCATTGCAGTGTAAAGAATTGTCCATGAACaagaattattatatattacattacatattaCATATTATCTATATAACAATTACTGTCGGCCTACAGACAATATTTGTTTTGGCTTTTTGGTTTTTGCCAccagcttttttttttctttgcacTTTGACCACCAAATTTCCTTTTCTTTAGACTTTCCTCATTCACCTCCTCTCGTCATCACCCCCAAATTTCCACCCGCTCCCCCCTTTTCTTCTAGACATCATCCTTAGCCACCATCCCCTCCTTTTGATTGTTGGCTTTCAATTTTGTATTGGTATGGACCAACAAACTACAAAAGTATTTCCAAAATTAATAGTTCTTAGGTTAtaattatatgcatataaatttatgtgtgtatgtaactatgtatgtatatcttATGTTTTGTAGAATTGGTTTTGTTTAATTGTTGTGTAAAGGTTACAATGTTGTGATCGTTGTGTTTGATTAgctttttaattgtttattttagtttattttgatttttttaggtCTGTTTTAAGTTAAGTTTAGTTGGGTTTATTGGGTTTTGAAATCGATGAGTGTTGAGGCCTCACTGGACACTGATGATGCTGTGACTTTGCATAATGgttctgatgaagatgaagatgatgatgatgatgatgatgatgaacaaGAAGATACTTTGTATCAGAACTTGATTCACGCCAGAACCAAAGTTGATTCTTTTGGTGTCGAAACACTTGAGCTCCCTGGTGCTCAATGGAACGATTTCTGAGGTATACCCATTTGTCTTGGTGTTAGTATAAAACTTTATGGTCATTAGTTGGGGGCGTGCGACTACTTATTCCACTGGCTTCGGTCATGGTATCTCAAATGTTTCCCTTTCAATAATGATGATAAAGACACATTAGCTATGTGTTGCAgcatatttctttttgtttcattGCATAAGATGGTGTGATATTGTTCTATGTGATGCGAGATAAACAACCTTTTGAAATGTCAATGTTCATTGAAAACTCTCTAACCAAACTTGATTTTGGGATATATGACGGTCATAATAGGCGTTTAAAAAGGCTGGGTGGTCGGACTAAAGCAACTGCATAATGGCTTGACATCAAATAAAGGATTGCAAACCCGGCCATATGGATGGAATCTAGAAAACTACATAAGTTACTTTGCTCATAGATTTATTAACCTGTTTTGCGGAAGAAGCGGCTGATAAACAGGGGAGCACAAAGATACTGTGGTAGAGAAGGCGAAAGAAAAGGCTGAAAATACTGCAGAGGGTGAAAGAGGCCAAGGATAAAACACTGGGAAAGATGGGAGACTATAAAGACACTGCTAtagagaaaatgaaagaaactgCTGATGCAACTGCATAGAAGGCCAAAAAAAGTAAGGAGTACACTGCACAAAACCGCGAAAAAATCGAAAGACACCACAATGGGGAAAACGGTAGAATATAAAGACTCTGCGTTggataaaacaaaagaaactaCTGATGCAACTTCACAAAAGGCTGAAGAAGCCAACGATTACACTGCCAATAAGGCTACAGCTACGAAAGGTTATATGACAGAGAGTGTGAAATAAGGGAAGGACAGTGCCATGGGCTTTTTCAATGGTGGTAACTGGTAACAAACACAATGAAAAAGCTCAAGTATGTAAGTCTTGACTATTTTCATTTGCTTTTAGCTTTAAAAAGTTATGAACGAAACTATGCAAGTATATATgagtttaatatttataaaaaagtgtaacaTCATAGTGTTATCAATTTTAGTATATTTATGGTTGTTATAAGTGGTTGGTTCTTTGCCTGACTAATTTTTCATGGTGAAATATCCTTGCCTTCATCTAAGCTGCAGAATTCTCATAATAAAAGTACTAAGTTTGAAAGCTAGAAACAAAATATTCAACGTGTGTTACGGTACTATACCTTCTATTAAAATTGTGATTTTTTTCCAAATTACTGACCAAATCAGTGGCCTGGGCATGATCAACAGTCACACTCCAGCCCATACGAAGCAAACAAATCCTATATATGCTGTATTCTGTAGATGAATTTCCAAATCAAATGGATTAGAAATAGAGAAATGGGGAGGCTACCCACAGTCTATGCTTACACACTTTGGAGGCTTTTTGACATGCTGAATTGCATAATGACCATGCcgattgttttttttcttcaccAAAAGTATGCTATTAGATCTTTGTTAATGTGTCATTTTTAGCTTCATAATTTATTTGATCTGTTTGAAAGTTTTTAACAATAACATCAAGCATAATAACtaaattttagtttaatttggttactaataaacaacaaaacccaACTCTATCAAGATATAACTCtattgaaaaacaaatatataatatttttgttttgattcaAACTGATGATTATAGATCGTTATATTTTGACATATTCATTAATCAATTAGGTTATATCCTGTAATTACATTAACAAGTTTCTCTAAATCCAAACAAGATGATCCATTAGAACTACTAGCCATTTCAGCCATTTTCTTCCACTCCAATGCTTTATTTCTCATTCTTTTACCCTCAAATCCCTCCATCAAAATCCTCACAATCTTTTCTACTTCATCCCTCTTCACATTCCTTCCAATCTCCATACCAACCTCCCATTCCTTACACATTTGTCTACAATTAGTCCTTTGGTCTCCCGAGAACGGACAACATATCATTGGCACACCAGCAGACAAGCTTTCAATAATAGAACCCCACCCTCCATGAGTCAAGAACCCGCCAACTGATTCATGGTTCAGGACCTCTTCCTGTGAACACCAGCTTGCTATATATCCTTTCTTCTTCATTGCTTCCTCGAGCTCTTGAGGCAAAATAGCAGGCTTCCCATTAAACAAATCCGCCCttataatccataaaaattCATGGTTGCTGTTAACAAGTCCCCAACCAAATTCTATCAAATCTTGCAAGGACATTACTGCTAGACTTCCAAAGTTGACATACACTACAGAGTTTGCCTTTTTTGACTGGAGCCACTGCATACACTCGGGTTCTTCCTTGAATAAACTATATCCAACGAAATTTAGATTATTGGCTGCTTCTTTTTTGGTAATCTGATTCAAAAGTAACTGCAGGGCCCGACGGTGTAGATATTAGGAAAGAGTGATTTGAGCTCTTGTACGAGTCTAGCCTCTAGTTCATCAAAAGTATGAATGATCATATGTGAAACATTTTCAGTAGCCTTAGCAGTATCTAGAAGGTATTTATACGCAGGGTCGTCTAGTTTTGTGGCTCGAATTGATCTAGGTAGATCTTTCAAACGAATTGCTTCCATTCCAGGAATCCAATCAATTTTCATATCAAGATTTCCATTTGTCAAATAACTTTCATCTGCAAAATTAGTTCTAGTTCATTTAAACATGATATTTTACCTATTGGCCTTCTAGTGGGTATCAAATGTAGCCGACCAACCAAGTCTCAATCGATAAATGTGAGTATTTGCTGTTCAAATgaacaaagaaacaaaaacatgatAGATAATTTACGAAAAAATCTAACCTTCAAGTGGAACAATTCCTTTTCTGTACCACATGAGGCTTCTTCTCATGATCATTTCTTGACACTGAATCCATCTTTGTATGTGTATCTAATGAATATCTATAGGCTTTAAAAAGAAATCTTTGTATATATTGCAAGTTACTGTGTGTTTTGGTGTGCAGTGTCCCAGTTTTCTTCTACTATTTGACTTAATTTGGTCCTAATTGGCTGCAGAAATGTCATCATTAATGTTTTGCCACATTGACCTTCACTACATTCCAGTCCTAAgcttttgaaatactttttaaatCAGAAGAATTTGTAATGCTGGTTCCATTTAAGatctatttttcaacttctagTTGGTACTTGAACAATGAGTACAGAAGCAGCAAAGCCATAATTCGACCTTATGAAAACACTGACACATATAATCTCTAATATGTACTAGTAGATCGATCACTGTTAATTTACAAATGTTGCTcggtatttatttttttgaatgacCAAGTATCATACTACTCGAATGACTAAAATGAAACCCCTACCAAGACTTCCAAATATATCTCAAATATACCTCGTCACCCTACCCCCACAAATGTGAAGACCCGGATGGGAAACCCCAATGTACAAAGACCTCACCAACAAGCTATTGACTATAAAGATTGCTATCGTTAAACTCATCATACCTTATATATGTACTCATAAAATCTGTTACTTATGATCAAGATTACCAAAACAGCACAAAATAGATTATAATGAAACTCTTGAAATTAGTCTTTACATCAAAATTCTCCTACCATACCAATCCTCTTACCAATAAAAAGCaagcaaaaataaaagatacaaCCAGCCAACATATGTGGTTCATAACCAATTTGATAGctatagaaaatatttcatgGCCTCAGCACATCTTTAGTTTTCATGTAATGCCTTCATCAAATACAACCTGCTGAAACTCTGACCTGCAACACTGCATTACCAATAAAGACGTTTGAGATGCATTCAAATAAACATGGAGATTATAACAAAGGATTAAAGAATTTGATGCATTATTATCACTTAGATCGCTTTCAACCCATCGACTTTAACCTTATAACTTCTATATTTTTTACCTGACCCAACTGAGATAAAACTCGACCCAAATTTGActttcttaaaaagaaaatgggtaAAACATTCCAGGTCTAATTATCAAGACCACCAATAGCACCAATATGCAGGTGACAATCTAATTCATCTTGCAAAAAAACTCAAACACTAAAACTTATTCTGCAACAAAATACCTGTTAATTTGATTGCAGTAGTTGGAAACTTGATTTGTTATCAAAAAGCTATCCAATCGTGGTGGTTCAGGAACAGGTTTGAAGATGGGGTTTGAAGGATCCTCCTCGGGCAAAGGTTCCTCTCCGGCAGCTTTGCGTGCCATATTTTCAGCCCTAGTCAACAAACATCAAAAGCCAAAATATTAACAAATAGCCAACAAAATATAGCTCAAAATCCTCGATTTATCCTTGAGTAGTATTGGTATATGGGTATGGAAATGAAGGAGATAAGTTGATAGAGACCAGATGCGATTTATCGAGTGATAGTAATTAAAGAATGAAGATATATGGCTTCTGATCAACTCTACAGAAGCCAAACATAATATCGCCCTCTATTTTTTTGTATCATATTAAGTATAATAAGAAGAATAAAAGGTTGCGAccctatttatactaaactaACAATAACTGTAACTGACCTTGAATTCTAATATTAATCCTTATCTATAAACACCGACAAGACAGGAACCTACTGATCATGGCTGGGAATACATTGTGTATGATACTTGGTATATACTTTTACATGTAACTTTGATGCTTTTCAATTTGGCTGAGCGTGTGCTCTGCCTTAGACAGTTAGATAATTAGAACTCTTTCAAGCCTCTGTTATCTACCCATTTGAGTATAGAGAGAATCCAGCCTATAAAGccttataaataaacaaaattaacaaatatCTACAAAGATATAGTGGAAAGAATTAACAATTATCATGATACTAATTCgttatcgtgtcgtgttcgtgtttggtCTTAACAGggtcgtgtcttatcgtgttcATGTCGTGTAGTGTCGTGCCGGACATGATATGCCAGCTCTACTTCAACCCTAACAATGTAGAATTAGTGGGCTTAGATTAGAAAAAAGATATCAAACCCACAAATTAGGTAGCCTCTAAACCCTTCAATAATGGCCAACCTAGATACATTCTCATTCCTGATCCCAGCCTAGAAATCCATTCTCAAAACCCTTACCCATAGTAATTCATGTATAGATAATAATTTATCTATACACATGTAAATTTTAATATGACTCCATTCTAAAGTATCTGTAAAAGAAATTAATCCTCCATTAAGTGAATGTATAACACAATCCAGATGACCTCAATAGTTTAATTCTTAATAATACACATGCATATGCATGTACCTTCGCTTTTGAAGCCATGCTTGCTGTTGTGCTTGCTGGCGTGACAGATTACGGTAATAATATTGGAACTGAAACACAAAAAATGATAATGTCATTGTAGTTACCATTACATACACAAGACGTACAGTCACCAACTTATAAAAAGAGGGGAAAAAACCTTTTGTTGTTCCACTGAGAGATCATCCATGCATTCAATCAGAAATTCCATGTTCCTTTCCATGAAGGGATTTGTTGATAATTGTAGTCTATCGTAATCAGACTAccatagaaaaaaataaaataaaattacactTTGTTTATACAATGTCTGGTAGTGAAGAAATTAAAACCTCCCTAAAATAGACTATAACATACCTGAGTGACGGGTGAATCAGCTTCCAACTCAGTCATAAATGCACTGACAAGGGCCGAGTTTGAAACCTTGATCTGTTAAAATGCAGAAATTATCAAGAAAACAGATAGCAATAGATATATGTGATATTATAAACTTGAGAGCCTAAAGTTTCATAAgttaatattaaagtaaaaatatgtacaaaaaaactagaaaaattGCATGAGAAACGTACAGgaatctcttcaaagatatccACCCATGACAGATTTTTCTCCCGTAACctaaaacacaaaataaagGAGCAAAGTAAAGCTAGACTTCCAAATTAATACAAATACATAACAACACAAAAGGGGAGACTTTACTTTTCTCCATTGAACTCATTGTTGCGGTAAAGCTCCATGAAAGAATCAGAAAGTTTCAAAGCCTTCAAAGCCAGGACACCTTGGTTGGACTTAGAAGGATCATAAATGATGCACACACATCGTTTAATATTCTCCTGCAACAATATATAGGAGTTGTATGTAAATGcatatattaatcatttttcaggCACGGCCAAAAAGGAAAAACACAGCTGAAAAATTGTCTTACCTGGTAATTCATGAAAGTCTCAATCAGTTCCA harbors:
- the LOC122603545 gene encoding nuclear transcription factor Y subunit C-3-like; the encoded protein is MDPQGHCQPQASNILSQLPYATNPHDSTQMNGTPGRGAVTQPTAAQLAQQQLAYQQMQQQQQQQLQQQLQSFWSNQYREIENVTDFKNHSLPLARIKKIMKADEDVRMISAEAPIVFARACEMFILELTLRSWNHTEENKRRTLQKNDIAAAITRTDIFDFLVDIVPKEDVKEESITSMPNVGVPVGGPSDTFPYYYMPSQQSPQSATPGLMSNKSLLDPGLFAAQQPPPYINPALWSQPPQLPQSPSDS
- the LOC122603544 gene encoding peptide deformylase 1A, chloroplastic-like — its product is MERIQRLTHHLSPSPLVGIFPTLSKTSPFHKPFSTIHCQHKPNFSNLHLINKNNNRGLTTSTGPVQAGWFLGLGEKKKDYVIDVPEIVKAGDPVLHEPAQEVRVEEIGSERIQKIIDDMVKVMRGAPGVGLAAPQIGIPLQIIVLEDTEEYIGYAPKQETKAQDRRPFDLLVIINPKLQKKGNKSALFFEGCLSVDGFRAMVERFLDVEVTGLDRNGQPIKVTAFGWQARILQHECDHLSGTLYVDKMVKKTFRTVENLQLPLASGCPKLGVR
- the LOC122603546 gene encoding G patch domain and ankyrin repeat-containing protein 1 homolog, which translates into the protein MSNSEACSSSSTAIPIASSNIGFQLLKKHGWKEGTGLGISQQGRLEPVQTHIKKNKRGLGAAPVIDKPRKKTEDQNNATSDNANDKLSKRSKAKMSKKLKKAQELEKQLQEKEFERAFYREFWPDNV
- the LOC122603341 gene encoding eukaryotic translation initiation factor 3 subunit H isoform X2, which gives rise to MATGAPSRSFLQVAATEESVAPPLRVVQIEGLVILKIIKHCTEFSPALVTGQLLGLDVGSVLEVTNCFPFPIREEDEEIEAEGANYQLEMMRCLREVNVDNNTVGWYQSTLLGSFQTVELIETFMNYQENIKRCVCIIYDPSKSNQGVLALKALKLSDSFMELYRNNEFNGEKLREKNLSWVDIFEEIPIKVSNSALVSAFMTELEADSPVTQSDYDRLQLSTNPFMERNMEFLIECMDDLSVEQQKFQYYYRNLSRQQAQQQAWLQKRRAENMARKAAGEEPLPEEDPSNPIFKPVPEPPRLDSFLITNQVSNYCNQINSVAGQSFSRLYLMKALHEN
- the LOC122603341 gene encoding eukaryotic translation initiation factor 3 subunit H isoform X1; this translates as MATAGAPSRSFLQVAATEESVAPPLRVVQIEGLVILKIIKHCTEFSPALVTGQLLGLDVGSVLEVTNCFPFPIREEDEEIEAEGANYQLEMMRCLREVNVDNNTVGWYQSTLLGSFQTVELIETFMNYQENIKRCVCIIYDPSKSNQGVLALKALKLSDSFMELYRNNEFNGEKLREKNLSWVDIFEEIPIKVSNSALVSAFMTELEADSPVTQSDYDRLQLSTNPFMERNMEFLIECMDDLSVEQQKFQYYYRNLSRQQAQQQAWLQKRRAENMARKAAGEEPLPEEDPSNPIFKPVPEPPRLDSFLITNQVSNYCNQINSVAGQSFSRLYLMKALHEN